The Amycolatopsis sp. 195334CR genome window below encodes:
- a CDS encoding MarR family winged helix-turn-helix transcriptional regulator encodes MSDGTELATALVRLSHLVQRVFTDASRDHDLTQPQAQLLCALTPGPVGMTELSRILHLEKSSLTGLVDRVERRGLVARVRDDHDRRACQIQLTETGAELGERAHNDVVDRLDELTAGMPAEQRELVAAALFGLTTQTETGRQVFEPAAGS; translated from the coding sequence ATGAGTGACGGGACCGAGCTGGCGACCGCACTGGTGCGGCTGTCGCACCTGGTGCAGCGCGTGTTCACCGATGCCAGCCGGGACCACGACCTGACTCAGCCGCAGGCGCAGCTGCTGTGCGCGCTGACCCCCGGGCCGGTGGGCATGACCGAGCTGAGCCGGATCCTGCACCTGGAGAAGTCCAGCCTGACCGGGCTGGTGGACCGGGTCGAGCGCCGCGGGCTGGTGGCCAGGGTGCGCGACGACCACGACCGGCGCGCCTGCCAGATCCAGCTCACCGAGACCGGCGCCGAACTCGGCGAACGCGCGCACAACGACGTGGTCGACCGGCTCGACGAGCTGACCGCGGGCATGCCTGCCGAGCAGCGCGAGCTGGTCGCCGCCGCGTTGTTCGGGCTGACCACGCAGACCGAAACCGGGCGGCAGGTCTTCGAACCCGCCGCGGGGAGCTGA
- a CDS encoding peptidylprolyl isomerase yields MKITHRWTIAVVSALALAGLATPAQAAPATPATASTVQCEFTPTPENPAARPVQPPSPTASAKGTAKAVLQTNYGLVAIELDKANAPCAVHNFRHLIRSWFYQHTQCFRLTASQRLGVLQCGDIYEVEKGGPGYRFPDEVTGKETYPRGTVAMGNQGPGTNGSQFFVVHSHANIDPKYSVLGRVVWGMDTLDRIVAAGIADGADDGAPAHPVRIHFALTT; encoded by the coding sequence ATGAAAATTACGCACCGGTGGACCATCGCCGTGGTTTCCGCGCTGGCACTGGCCGGGCTGGCCACCCCCGCCCAGGCCGCGCCCGCCACCCCGGCCACCGCTTCGACCGTGCAGTGCGAGTTCACGCCGACCCCGGAGAACCCGGCCGCGCGGCCGGTTCAGCCGCCGTCGCCGACCGCCTCGGCCAAGGGCACCGCGAAGGCGGTGCTGCAGACCAACTACGGGTTGGTCGCGATCGAGCTGGACAAAGCGAACGCGCCGTGCGCGGTGCACAACTTCCGGCACCTGATCCGCAGCTGGTTCTACCAGCACACGCAGTGCTTCCGGCTGACCGCTTCGCAACGGCTGGGCGTGCTGCAGTGCGGGGACATCTACGAGGTGGAGAAGGGCGGACCCGGTTACCGGTTCCCCGATGAGGTGACCGGGAAGGAGACCTATCCGCGGGGCACGGTCGCGATGGGCAACCAGGGCCCGGGCACGAACGGCAGCCAGTTCTTCGTGGTGCACTCGCACGCGAACATCGACCCGAAGTACAGCGTGCTCGGGCGCGTGGTGTGGGGCATGGACACGCTCGACCGGATCGTCGCAGCGGGCATCGCGGACGGCGCCGACGACGGCGCACCGGCGCACCCGGTCCGCATCCACTTCGCCCTGACCACCTAG
- a CDS encoding bile acid:sodium symporter family protein translates to MESSVATTVLLPIALGVIMFGLGLSLTTKDFARVLSYPKAVVVALVCQVLILPAVCFGLVYALSLPPELAVGMMLLAASPGGTTANLFSHLAHGDVALNITLTAVNSLLAVLTLPLVVNFALGHFLAGDAGIGLQFGKTVQIFAIVLIPVALGMLARHRAPAFAERAQKPVKLLSVLFLVGTILVAVYQERENIGGYLADVGLATFLFSVLSIGVGYLAPRLFKVDRRQSIAAAMEIGIHNSVLAITIALTLLNSTQIAIPGAVYGIVMFFTAGAFGFLISRRVAASPVSSPR, encoded by the coding sequence GTGGAATCCTCGGTCGCCACCACCGTGCTGCTGCCCATCGCGCTCGGCGTGATCATGTTCGGCCTCGGGCTTTCGCTGACCACCAAGGACTTCGCCCGCGTGCTCAGCTATCCGAAGGCCGTGGTGGTGGCACTGGTCTGCCAGGTGCTGATCCTGCCCGCGGTGTGCTTCGGCCTGGTCTACGCCCTTTCGCTCCCGCCGGAACTGGCGGTCGGCATGATGCTGCTGGCCGCCTCGCCCGGCGGCACCACGGCGAACCTGTTCAGCCACCTCGCCCACGGCGACGTGGCGCTGAACATCACCCTCACCGCGGTCAACTCCCTGCTCGCCGTGCTCACCCTGCCGCTGGTGGTGAACTTCGCGCTCGGCCACTTCCTCGCCGGGGACGCCGGGATCGGCCTGCAGTTCGGCAAAACCGTGCAGATCTTCGCGATCGTGCTGATCCCGGTGGCGCTGGGCATGCTCGCGCGCCACCGCGCCCCGGCCTTCGCCGAACGCGCGCAGAAGCCGGTGAAGCTGCTGTCCGTGTTGTTCCTCGTCGGCACCATTCTCGTGGCCGTCTACCAGGAGCGCGAGAACATCGGCGGCTACCTCGCCGACGTCGGGCTGGCCACGTTCCTGTTCAGCGTGCTCTCCATCGGGGTCGGCTACCTCGCGCCGCGGTTGTTCAAGGTGGACCGCAGGCAGTCGATCGCCGCCGCGATGGAGATCGGCATCCACAACAGCGTGCTGGCCATCACCATCGCGCTCACCCTGCTGAACAGCACGCAGATCGCCATTCCCGGCGCGGTCTACGGCATCGTCATGTTCTTCACCGCCGGCGCGTTCGGCTTCCTGATCAGCCGCCGGGTGGCCGCGTCGCCGGTAAGCTCGCCCCGGTGA
- a CDS encoding long-chain-fatty-acid--CoA ligase, producing the protein MSVFTTVQRWAGEEPGRIALRFGEHAWTWAELVSRVRRNAGAQLAAGLRPGDRVAFLDKNHPACLETTLACALAGTANAVVNFRLAPDELVYVLNDSAARVLFVGAELRGVVDEIRDRLETVERVVAVDDYEDFLATATEFTEGAEPEPDDCFLQLYTSGTTGHPKGVQLTHRSMLAHADAATEAFRFDRDSVNLVAMPLFHVGGTSWALGGMGVGCETIVVREVVPDQLLAQLGRDAVTHAFFVPAVFGFFLQVPGVEDYDYSTLRCLGYGGSPMPEPLLRRSMAAFGVDFYQVYGMTEASGVFCVLGPEDHRAGERLTAAGKPVRGVEVRVVDPVTGEPVPDGAVGEFQIRGAQVMAGYWRRPDETAATFTDGWLRTGDAGHRDEAGYLFVEDRVKDMIISGGENVYPAEVERVLSEHPAVAEVAVIGVPDEKWGETVKAVVVPSGELDEAALLDYCTGKLAGYKRPTTVDLVAALPRNATGKILKRDLRAPYWADRQRSI; encoded by the coding sequence GTGAGCGTCTTCACCACGGTCCAGCGCTGGGCCGGCGAGGAGCCCGGCCGGATCGCCCTGCGGTTCGGGGAGCACGCGTGGACCTGGGCCGAGCTGGTCAGCCGGGTCCGCCGCAACGCCGGTGCCCAGCTCGCGGCCGGGTTGCGCCCCGGTGACCGGGTCGCCTTCCTGGACAAGAACCACCCCGCCTGCCTGGAAACCACGCTCGCGTGCGCACTGGCCGGCACGGCCAACGCGGTGGTCAACTTCCGGCTGGCCCCCGACGAACTGGTCTACGTGCTCAACGATTCGGCCGCGCGCGTGCTGTTCGTCGGCGCTGAACTGCGCGGGGTGGTCGACGAGATCCGGGACCGGCTGGAGACCGTCGAGCGGGTGGTCGCCGTCGACGACTACGAGGATTTCCTCGCCACCGCAACGGAATTCACCGAAGGGGCCGAACCCGAGCCGGACGACTGCTTCCTCCAGCTCTACACCTCCGGCACCACCGGGCACCCCAAGGGCGTGCAGCTCACCCACCGCTCGATGCTGGCCCACGCCGACGCCGCCACCGAGGCCTTCCGCTTCGACCGCGACTCGGTGAACCTGGTGGCCATGCCGCTGTTCCACGTCGGCGGCACCAGCTGGGCGCTCGGCGGCATGGGCGTCGGCTGCGAAACGATCGTGGTCCGCGAAGTGGTGCCCGACCAGCTCCTCGCCCAGCTCGGCCGGGACGCGGTCACCCACGCGTTCTTCGTGCCCGCGGTGTTCGGCTTCTTCCTCCAGGTCCCCGGCGTCGAGGACTACGACTATTCGACCCTGCGCTGCCTCGGTTACGGCGGCTCGCCGATGCCGGAACCGCTGCTGCGACGGTCGATGGCGGCCTTCGGCGTGGACTTCTACCAGGTGTACGGCATGACCGAGGCCTCTGGTGTGTTCTGCGTGCTCGGCCCGGAGGACCACCGCGCGGGCGAACGGCTCACCGCCGCGGGCAAGCCGGTGCGCGGAGTGGAGGTGCGCGTGGTCGACCCGGTGACCGGCGAACCGGTGCCGGACGGCGCGGTCGGCGAGTTCCAGATCCGCGGTGCGCAGGTGATGGCCGGGTACTGGCGGCGACCGGACGAGACCGCGGCGACCTTCACCGACGGCTGGCTGCGCACCGGCGACGCCGGGCACCGCGACGAGGCCGGTTACCTCTTCGTCGAGGACCGCGTGAAGGACATGATCATCTCCGGCGGGGAGAACGTGTACCCGGCCGAGGTGGAGCGCGTGCTCAGCGAACACCCCGCGGTCGCCGAGGTCGCGGTCATCGGCGTGCCGGACGAGAAGTGGGGCGAGACGGTGAAGGCCGTCGTGGTCCCGTCGGGTGAACTCGACGAGGCCGCGCTGCTGGACTACTGCACCGGCAAGCTGGCCGGCTACAAGCGACCGACCACAGTGGACCTGGTGGCGGCGCTGCCGCGCAACGCCACCGGCAAGATCCTCAAACGCGACCTGCGCGCCCCCTACTGGGCGGACCGGCAGCGCTCGATCTAG
- a CDS encoding calcium:proton antiporter, with protein sequence MAATRSPVLSWTTVVPVLAALVLAATWGRDLSTLFVILVALVLAATVLAAVHHAEVVAHRVGEPFGSLVLAVAVTIIEVALIVTLMVSGGPESASLARDTVFAAVMITCNGIVGIALMAGAIRHRFTHFNAEGTGGALATVATLATLSLVLPTFTTSQAGPEFSSAQLVFAALASLALYGMFVFTQTVRHRDFFLPVETESGSTDADGDGHADPPSGKAALLSLGLLLIALVAVVGLAKVESPAIEAGVKAIGFPPTFVGVVIALLVLAPETLAALRAALRERVQISLNLAYGSAMASIGLTIPAIAVATIWLDGPLMLGLGATQMVLFGLTMVVSVLTVVPGRATRLQGGVHLVLLAAFLFLAVNP encoded by the coding sequence ATGGCTGCCACTCGATCCCCGGTGTTGTCCTGGACGACGGTGGTCCCGGTGCTCGCGGCGCTCGTGCTGGCCGCGACCTGGGGCCGCGACCTCAGCACGCTCTTCGTCATCCTGGTCGCGCTCGTGCTGGCGGCGACCGTGCTGGCCGCGGTGCACCACGCCGAGGTGGTGGCGCACCGCGTCGGTGAACCCTTCGGTTCACTGGTGCTCGCGGTGGCGGTGACCATCATCGAGGTGGCGCTGATCGTCACGCTGATGGTCTCGGGTGGACCGGAGTCGGCGTCGCTGGCCAGGGACACCGTGTTCGCCGCGGTGATGATCACCTGCAACGGCATCGTCGGCATCGCGCTGATGGCGGGCGCGATCCGGCACCGCTTCACCCACTTCAACGCCGAGGGCACCGGCGGCGCGCTGGCCACGGTGGCCACCCTCGCCACGCTCAGCCTGGTGCTGCCGACCTTCACCACCAGCCAGGCCGGGCCGGAGTTCTCCAGCGCGCAGCTGGTTTTCGCGGCACTGGCCTCGCTGGCGCTGTACGGCATGTTCGTGTTCACCCAGACCGTCCGGCACCGCGACTTCTTCCTGCCGGTGGAGACCGAGAGCGGGTCCACCGACGCCGACGGTGACGGGCACGCCGACCCGCCCAGCGGCAAGGCCGCCCTGCTCAGCCTGGGACTGCTGCTGATCGCGCTGGTGGCCGTGGTCGGACTGGCCAAAGTGGAGTCCCCGGCGATCGAGGCGGGCGTGAAGGCGATCGGCTTCCCGCCGACCTTCGTCGGGGTGGTGATCGCGCTGCTGGTGCTGGCGCCGGAAACGCTCGCCGCGCTGCGGGCCGCCCTGCGGGAACGCGTCCAGATCAGCCTCAACCTGGCCTACGGCTCGGCGATGGCCAGCATCGGCCTGACCATTCCGGCGATCGCGGTGGCCACCATCTGGCTGGACGGCCCGCTGATGCTCGGCCTCGGCGCCACCCAGATGGTCCTGTTCGGACTGACCATGGTGGTCAGCGTGCTCACCGTGGTGCCCGGCCGCGCCACCCGCCTGCAGGGCGGGGTGCACCTGGTGCTGCTGGCGGCGTTCCTGTTCCTGGCGGTCAATCCCTAG
- a CDS encoding serine hydrolase: MTVNRRHMLGLGGAAAAGVVLASASPASAEDEEIVAVDAASANRKIARVYARETRRARGTWSSYIGVAGAETAAVADRADEVVEAYSVNKIAVAAAVLDKVDRGLLTLDQRVDVTADIVIKDTDGIFGLDGAYPSSVTLGHAMAALLTLSDNTAVRLCGLVCPALELNEILRGKGFVHTQVVPVANPNRFFLGTTTPRETHDLLRKLVGGTLLSPASTEYLLTVLRSLSSFTDGIRLDLSSDERLRVAAKAGWFNDGRNEAGIVFDTEGRPVVTYALFASGPFTGDAAANDTNFGATHPALRARQAIGRTLVDSVGRFSTPAALTFKARAYQPSNGG, translated from the coding sequence ATGACCGTGAATCGCAGGCACATGCTCGGCCTCGGCGGTGCGGCCGCCGCCGGCGTTGTGCTCGCCTCCGCCTCCCCCGCTTCCGCCGAAGACGAAGAGATCGTCGCCGTCGACGCCGCTTCGGCCAACCGCAAGATCGCGCGGGTCTACGCCCGCGAAACCCGCCGCGCGCGGGGCACCTGGTCCTCCTACATCGGCGTGGCCGGTGCCGAGACCGCCGCCGTGGCGGACCGCGCCGACGAGGTCGTCGAGGCCTACAGCGTGAACAAGATCGCGGTGGCCGCCGCGGTGCTGGACAAGGTCGACCGCGGCCTGCTCACGCTGGACCAGCGCGTGGACGTCACCGCCGACATCGTCATCAAGGACACCGACGGCATCTTCGGCCTCGACGGCGCGTACCCCAGCTCGGTGACGCTCGGGCACGCGATGGCCGCGCTGCTGACCCTGTCGGACAACACCGCGGTCCGCCTGTGCGGCCTGGTCTGCCCGGCCCTGGAACTCAACGAGATCCTGCGCGGCAAGGGTTTTGTGCACACCCAGGTGGTGCCGGTGGCCAACCCGAACCGGTTCTTCCTCGGCACCACGACCCCGCGGGAGACCCACGACCTGCTGCGGAAGCTGGTCGGCGGCACGCTGCTCTCGCCGGCGTCGACCGAGTACCTGCTCACCGTGCTGCGCTCGCTCAGCTCGTTCACCGACGGCATCCGCCTCGACCTCAGCTCCGACGAGCGGCTGCGCGTGGCGGCCAAGGCGGGCTGGTTCAACGACGGCCGCAACGAGGCCGGGATCGTCTTCGACACCGAGGGCAGGCCGGTGGTCACCTACGCGCTGTTCGCCTCGGGCCCGTTCACCGGTGACGCGGCGGCCAACGACACGAACTTCGGCGCCACCCACCCGGCGCTGCGCGCGCGGCAGGCGATCGGGCGGACGCTGGTGGATTCGGTGGGAAGGTTCTCCACGCCGGCGGCGTTGACGTTCAAGGCCAGGGCCTACCAGCCGTCGAACGGCGGCTGA
- a CDS encoding DUF427 domain-containing protein has protein sequence MPDRKVLVPGPDHPITIEPNPNRVVVTAGGRTIADTTKALTLREANYPAVSYIPREDVDFSVLEPTDHQTYCPYKGESAYFSISGGGENAIWTYDEPYDAVAGIKGHLAFYPDRVDKIEETPR, from the coding sequence ATGCCGGACAGGAAGGTGCTGGTCCCCGGACCGGACCACCCGATCACCATCGAACCCAACCCGAACCGCGTCGTCGTCACGGCCGGTGGGCGCACGATCGCCGACACCACGAAGGCGCTCACGCTGCGGGAGGCGAACTACCCGGCCGTGTCGTACATCCCGCGCGAGGACGTGGACTTCTCCGTGCTGGAGCCGACGGACCACCAGACGTACTGCCCGTACAAGGGCGAGTCCGCGTACTTCAGCATCAGCGGTGGTGGGGAGAACGCCATCTGGACCTACGACGAACCGTACGACGCGGTCGCCGGGATCAAGGGTCACCTGGCGTTCTACCCGGACCGCGTGGACAAGATCGAGGAAACCCCGCGGTGA
- a CDS encoding PP2C family serine/threonine-protein phosphatase: MIRAAGGSAVGAKYRENYDVWYLAEDPLLAVVADGMGDGPGSAMAGRTAVDTFVAGAAPDPSKLRDAVALAQRRVGDFGRRLGGLAGCTLTALVADGPEFWITQIGDSRVYRWRGRQLELLTTDHTMAWLGAVHGWYPFDSPEAAAARYQLTRYIGHGDEPAPDVLNMAARPGDVYLLCTDGIAEQVPFATLAEILGQPGAAPATQVQRLLTAADSAGGKDNATAIVIAVLL; encoded by the coding sequence GTGATCCGCGCGGCGGGCGGCAGCGCGGTCGGCGCCAAGTACCGGGAGAACTACGACGTCTGGTACCTGGCCGAAGACCCGCTGCTGGCCGTCGTGGCGGACGGGATGGGCGACGGTCCGGGCAGCGCGATGGCCGGCCGGACCGCGGTGGACACCTTCGTCGCCGGAGCCGCGCCGGACCCGTCGAAGCTGCGCGACGCCGTCGCGCTGGCGCAGCGACGCGTAGGTGACTTCGGCAGGCGGCTCGGTGGACTGGCGGGGTGCACGCTGACCGCGCTGGTCGCCGACGGGCCGGAGTTCTGGATCACCCAGATCGGGGATTCGCGGGTGTACCGATGGCGCGGCAGGCAGCTCGAACTGCTCACCACCGACCACACCATGGCGTGGCTCGGGGCCGTCCACGGCTGGTACCCCTTCGACTCCCCCGAAGCCGCGGCGGCGCGCTACCAACTGACCCGCTACATCGGCCACGGTGACGAACCCGCCCCGGACGTCCTGAACATGGCGGCCCGGCCAGGAGATGTGTACCTGCTGTGCACCGACGGCATCGCCGAACAGGTGCCGTTCGCAACCCTCGCAGAAATCCTGGGCCAACCGGGCGCGGCCCCGGCCACCCAAGTCCAACGCCTGCTAACCGCCGCAGACTCCGCCGGTGGCAAGGACAACGCCACCGCCATCGTCATCGCCGTACTGCTGTGA
- a CDS encoding styrene monooxygenase/indole monooxygenase family protein: MPKILIVGAGQSGLQLGLSLLEHDGYEVTVMSARTPDEIRAGRVMSTQCMFHLALQHERDHGLNFWEAETVKVEGLGVSIAAPDSSRALDWVGRLDDYAQSVDQRVKMAGWLEKFEERGGKLIIHGVTTSDLNSLAGMYDLVVVAAGKGELVQLFDRIPELSPYTQPQRALSLAYVHGLKPRPEHPDFSAVRFNIIPGVGELFIIPAYTLSGNCEILFFEGIPGGPLDVFTDNPHPQEHLDRILALMKQYLPWEYDRATEVELTDARATLAGGYTPVVRNAVGELPSGHAVLGMADVVVANDPITGQGSNNASKCAASYLDSILANGDKPFDRQWMKGAFDQYWEYAQHVTIWTNAMLQPPPPHVLEIIGTAGAKPEVARRFANGFQDPSDFQHWFLDPEKAAAYLASV; this comes from the coding sequence ATGCCCAAGATCCTGATCGTCGGCGCCGGTCAGTCCGGCCTGCAGCTCGGGCTGAGCCTGTTAGAGCACGACGGGTACGAGGTCACCGTGATGTCGGCGCGGACGCCGGACGAGATCCGGGCCGGGCGGGTGATGTCCACCCAGTGCATGTTCCACCTGGCGCTGCAGCACGAGCGGGACCACGGGCTGAACTTCTGGGAGGCCGAGACGGTCAAGGTCGAGGGGCTGGGCGTGTCCATCGCCGCGCCGGACAGCAGCCGGGCGCTGGACTGGGTCGGCAGGCTGGACGACTACGCGCAGTCGGTGGACCAGCGGGTGAAGATGGCGGGCTGGCTGGAGAAGTTCGAGGAGCGCGGCGGGAAGCTGATCATCCACGGGGTGACCACCTCGGACCTGAACTCGCTGGCCGGCATGTACGACCTGGTGGTGGTCGCGGCGGGCAAGGGCGAGCTGGTGCAGTTGTTCGACCGCATTCCCGAGCTGTCGCCGTACACCCAGCCGCAGCGGGCGCTTTCGCTGGCCTACGTGCACGGGCTCAAGCCGAGGCCGGAGCACCCGGACTTCTCGGCGGTGCGGTTCAACATCATTCCCGGGGTCGGGGAACTGTTCATCATTCCCGCGTACACGCTCAGCGGGAACTGCGAGATCCTGTTCTTCGAGGGGATCCCGGGTGGGCCGCTGGACGTGTTCACCGACAACCCGCACCCGCAGGAGCACCTTGACCGGATACTGGCGCTGATGAAGCAGTACCTGCCGTGGGAGTACGACCGGGCGACCGAGGTGGAGCTGACCGACGCGCGCGCCACGCTCGCCGGTGGGTACACGCCGGTGGTGCGGAACGCGGTCGGTGAGCTGCCGTCGGGCCACGCGGTGCTCGGCATGGCGGACGTGGTGGTGGCCAACGACCCGATCACCGGGCAGGGCTCGAACAACGCGAGCAAGTGCGCGGCGTCCTATTTGGACTCGATTCTGGCGAACGGGGACAAGCCGTTCGACCGGCAGTGGATGAAGGGCGCGTTCGACCAGTACTGGGAGTACGCGCAGCACGTGACGATCTGGACGAACGCGATGCTGCAGCCGCCGCCCCCGCACGTGCTGGAGATCATCGGGACGGCCGGTGCGAAGCCGGAGGTGGCGCGGCGGTTCGCGAACGGGTTCCAGGATCCGTCCGATTTCCAGCACTGGTTCTTGGATCCGGAGAAGGCTGCTGCGTATCTGGCGAGTGTTTGA
- a CDS encoding ATP/GTP-binding protein: MMSKSSLAQPDAGDPLAAISAKIVVAGGFGVGKTTLVSAVSEVPPLNTDAWMTEAGQGVDDPPDGGKKSTTTVAMDFGRITLHSDLLLYLFGTPGQPRFWFLWDDLCRGALGAVVLVDTRRLDQSFAAINYFENDSDLPFIVAINLFDGELTHSVDEVRDALALSDDVPLVTCDARDRGSVQRVLQDVVRHTMSMAKLSVPGGLPRAEFSPA, translated from the coding sequence ATGATGAGCAAGTCGAGCCTCGCGCAGCCGGACGCCGGAGACCCCTTGGCGGCGATTTCGGCCAAGATCGTCGTGGCGGGTGGTTTCGGGGTGGGGAAGACCACGCTGGTGAGCGCCGTTTCCGAGGTGCCGCCGCTGAACACCGACGCCTGGATGACCGAAGCGGGCCAGGGCGTGGACGATCCCCCGGACGGGGGCAAGAAGTCGACCACCACGGTGGCGATGGACTTCGGCCGGATCACCCTGCACTCGGATCTGCTGCTGTACCTGTTCGGCACGCCGGGCCAGCCCCGGTTCTGGTTCCTGTGGGACGACCTGTGCCGGGGTGCGCTCGGGGCGGTGGTGCTGGTGGACACCCGCCGCCTGGACCAGTCCTTCGCCGCGATCAACTACTTCGAGAACGACTCCGACCTGCCGTTCATCGTCGCGATCAACCTGTTCGACGGGGAGTTGACGCACTCGGTGGACGAGGTGCGCGACGCACTCGCGCTCAGCGACGACGTCCCGCTGGTCACCTGCGACGCGCGGGATCGCGGTTCGGTGCAGCGGGTGCTGCAGGACGTGGTCCGGCACACGATGTCGATGGCGAAGCTGTCGGTGCCCGGTGGGCTGCCGCGCGCCGAGTTCAGCCCCGCCTGA
- a CDS encoding DUF742 domain-containing protein, whose protein sequence is MRSRRVRPYTLTGGRTRSRHHLLVETLISVPSYDPVLADALMPESRAIYERARTRASIAELSAGLTMPLGVVRVLISDLASQGAVHIHSTAHTYSHDLSLLERVLDGLKRLPV, encoded by the coding sequence ATGCGCAGCCGGCGTGTCCGCCCGTACACGCTCACCGGTGGCCGGACCCGGAGCAGGCACCACCTGCTGGTGGAAACGCTGATCTCGGTGCCGAGCTACGACCCGGTGCTGGCCGACGCGCTGATGCCGGAGTCGCGCGCGATCTACGAACGCGCCCGCACCCGCGCCTCGATCGCCGAGCTGTCCGCCGGGCTGACCATGCCGCTGGGCGTGGTGCGCGTGCTGATCAGCGATCTGGCGTCGCAGGGCGCGGTGCACATCCACTCCACGGCGCACACCTACTCCCACGACCTGTCGCTGCTGGAACGAGTCCTCGACGGGCTCAAGCGGCTCCCCGTCTAG
- a CDS encoding roadblock/LC7 domain-containing protein, whose amino-acid sequence MTAAQHSSGKQDFTWLINDFVHKVHGVSHALIMSADGFPLTSSDSMNNDDAEQLAAIASGLLSLAGNSAALFHKGSCEQIIIRLTHGYFLFMGIGVGAGLAVLTGPECDMKVVAYEMTQFVRNAGHVLTPEIRADLRRVLTARRPQA is encoded by the coding sequence GTGACCGCCGCCCAGCACAGTTCCGGCAAGCAAGACTTCACCTGGCTGATCAACGACTTCGTGCACAAGGTGCACGGCGTCAGCCACGCGTTGATCATGTCGGCCGACGGGTTCCCGCTGACCTCGTCGGACAGCATGAACAACGACGACGCCGAGCAGCTCGCCGCCATCGCCAGCGGCCTGCTCAGCCTGGCGGGCAACAGCGCCGCGCTGTTCCACAAGGGCAGTTGTGAGCAGATCATCATCCGGCTCACCCACGGCTACTTCCTGTTCATGGGCATCGGGGTCGGGGCCGGTCTCGCCGTGCTGACCGGCCCGGAGTGCGACATGAAGGTCGTCGCGTACGAGATGACGCAGTTCGTCCGCAACGCCGGCCACGTGCTGACCCCTGAGATACGGGCCGACCTGCGGCGCGTGCTCACCGCCCGCAGGCCGCAGGCCTGA